The sequence ACGGGTTCACCTCATGAAATGCCTTCGGTGGAAACAATGAAACATGCGTACGTTTTTGTTTAGTCTTCTTTTCAAGGTAGTTGAGTGTAAACCTGGAATTTGAAGTTAATGTCTAAGATTTCTTTCTTGTTGTATGAAATTAATATTCAAGAAACGCCTCCGATCCAAGCCAATTATTGCAGTTTATACAAGAATTATTGCATATATTTCCTTTCCAGGCAACATTCTTGCTATCCTCGCCATATATCCTTAATTAAGTGCCATGTCTCGTTGTTTAAGGAATGTAGCAGTTGGCATCCCCTTCTTTATAATCCTCGTACAAAGTACTCTCGATTCCCACATATCGCATATATCGATCGCAGCAATGGCTAAAGCATTCGTCTCTCTTTTCTTCCTGCTATTTTCAGTCTCGGGTACGTACGCACGTTTTATATATTCTCAAACAATATTTCAGAGCTTTTTACATCAACATGATTTCAAGCTGCCACTTAATTACATCTATAATTCTCATGCAGCGTTCTTCCACATGAGATCGGCCACAGGACAGAAGGTGTACTTCTTAATTATTACTAAAAAAATACTATTATTTCATCTCAAattcattaaaattataaatgtaACGCATaacatatacaatatatatatgttgttgaATATATATTGTTGCTTGCAGATGTGGTGCGTGGCGAAACCTTCCAGCGAGGAGGCCCCTCTGCAGGAGAACATCGCTTATGCATGCAACTATCTGGATTGCGGCGCGATTCAGCCCGGCGGCATTTGCCACTTACCCAATAATCTCATCAACCACGCTTCTGTAGTCATGAATCAGTATTACCAGTCCAGGGGCAGGGGAGAATGGACCTGTGAATTTGGAGGCACTGGACTTCGAGTCGTCACCGATCCGAGTAAGTCGccccgcccccccccccccccgccccgccccgctgTTTTTAATACAAAAATTGGCACCAACTTAATTcacaaaatttatatatatggtGAAGTAATAATTAAACCAAAATATATAATCTTGTTTGGTTGCATGCATTGCAGGCTATGGAAGCTGCAGCTACAATTACACtgggtaatatatatatatatatataggtctAGCTGGCTAGGAGCTACAATTTATATGCCAGAAAATTAATTATCATTTACAGATTGATATTACAATTAGTAATTAGTACTACATCTAGTGTGTAAAGATGGTTATATCATTACAACAAACGTACGTATACTTATATTGTGATTACTATATATAAATTGGTGCCGCAGAAAAATTTAAGTTctgatccttttttttttttttttatatgtatacATATGTTAAGGCAACATGTAATATAATAtgaaatttcaagttattttcttttatgtatTCAACTGATTGGATGCATCAATTCACATATCTTTGTCAAGTGGAAATCTGTGAAACGAGCTACGTACGGATCGGATGTGATCACTTGATATTGCTATGTTAAATCGAGCAGCCaacgaaaaataaaatataaaattttaaagaaatttatatttaaataaattaaattttaaaaataagaaagGCTTTTTTAAGCTTAATTCAAAATTAGTAAGCATATTCTtcaagagaaaaataaaaataagtaagCATATcctttcaataataataataataataataataataataataataatataataataataataatgtggaATGGAAATAAAAATGGAGGATGCATAATGgtcggattaattatttttaaaaaaattaaaaattatttaattggttcaagtacaaaaacaaaacaaaaatgaaGAAGGAAATTCAATAGCAAGAACaagaaaattttgttaaataaacGACCCATCCCATCCATCGCCAAATCCGGGTACCGGGACAATTTCTTAATCATCGACATCGAtcgatttttttctttaaaaaaataaaataaaatttcgtgtcatttttaaaattctatataaataaataaatagcacCTTTTCAGAAGAGGGTTTGAGTTTGATTTTACGATCGAGTAATATATAGAACTGGATTGCATAATAAATCTGTGATAATTAAATATCAGAgatacaattaattaattagtgtATTTGAACCAATAAAAGAAATAGAAGCATTCATATTTCATTGAGCTAAGATAATTTTTTGGGCTATGCTGTAAACATTGGCCTAAATTTCAGAGTGAAAAGAATCGAAATGAATTTTGAAATGTACTGCAAAGAGTGTTGGATTTGGTGTGAGCCAGCACCGTTGAATCAATTTTGAAATAAAGAATCATTTATGTTGGAACAcaaaaatctcataatatttattaaattacaaattaaattaaaaaaatttaaaagtgtgaaactttaaattttttaaaatcattataTATATTCGCCTATTCGAAGAAGTTTTCATACAATCgctaaatattttgaattttttttaaaaaagtctAATCATCACATTTTTTTATCACAAGAACCttgtaagaaaatatttttttccagcAAATTAAAAAGTCGAACTAAATTTTCGGTTTTATTACGATTTTGTTCTCGTTAGCGTCAACTTCAAAATAAAGATTTGGCTGCCGCATTAAATATACTTCATTAATCTCAATTATATAgtctttatttttgttttttacatataagaaaaatcattaaaaaaataaattatataccaacttcttattttatttttatttaatatgttcaaaaaataatttcacaATTTTAATGATGTAGTTAAtatgattatattaataaaaacatattattaaatatagtTAAGTCTATTTgagacaaataaaaaaaatgaaaccgATATAATTGAgatgaaaaaaatataacttTTTAGAAGAAATATTGAATGGACGGACACCCACGATTACAAAAGATTACACCCGTGATTACACAAAATCAGagattatctttaaaattacaaaattactatcaatatattaataaaaaaaaaaaagtaaaatatgTAACCGCGTACTTAGAAGTTAGATGCACACATCATTAACTCCAAATCTTCAATCATGGGAAACTCAAAACGATCCAATATCTATCGCACACGTCGCAAGCCAATCCAAGATTTCTTTGTGCTGAAATCGGtcataaataaattttcctggTTCTCATGTGCACACACCGTTGAATACGAGCCACCAAACTCAGCGAAGCCTTCTCTTGACGCACTAGCGGACACAAGGCTATTCTTGGTTGCGGGATAAGGTCTCGCATCTCTGGTGCATCGTAGCTTCATTCATTGCCTCTCGATTTTCTTTACCCATTTGGGATTGATCAAAGTGTCTTTAAACATCACTGTCCCGCTCCCACCACTTCTGTTCATTCAGTGTAggtatttaagtatttttataaaattaaggAGAGAAATTGGTGTCCTTTGTGTGCTGCAAAATATTTGTACTTCATATATGTGAGGTATTTCTTGCTCCACTTATATTTCGATACTTGTGCACAATAAAGATTGAAAAACATCGGCTTGGGGGTGATTAAACTTCCGTTTCTCTTCTGTGCAAGAAGAGAGGAAGGTTATATAAGAATACCCAATTGACAGTTTGCGTTGGTGAATTCATTTTTATGTAAAGATTCGATTTTTATCAATTTTGAAGTGTTTCTTTTTCATGGTGTTTATGAAACGAGGGACTTGGAAGGTTTCTGAATAGGGTTGTTGATTTTAGAGGGAATTCGGTGCCTTTTCAGTTTAATCATATTAGTTTGATGATGTTGTCAATGACTTGCCATAATCTTGAGTTTGGGAGAACAAGGTTGGATTTTGTGGCGTGCGGGTGTTCTTCCAATGCCTCTTTTGATCGTTTTTCTGTAAGAAATTGCTCCAAGGGAGTGCTACGGAATGCTGATGGAGGATGCAAAGCTCGGAAATCGTTTTGCTACAGACGTGAAATCGGTCCATGTCGTGTGTCTTCAACTAAGACTCCGGAAGCTTTTCTCAAgggtgataaaaaaaaattatttgctgCTTGTGTTGTGTTGATGGATGAGTTTGTGTTGGCATTTTAATGTTCAAATAACTTGAAGGTTGTGATTATGTTTGTACCATTGCAGGGATCGCTGCTGGCCCTCCTCCAGTACTGGATTTTACTACAGAATTAACAAAGCTTTCTTCAGTATCTGATTTGTTTGAAGTGGTGGCCGATGACTTACAGACGCTGAACAAAAATCTTCAATCTGTACGTTTAATGATTGTCATGCTTTGGAAAGTTCAGTTTGTAGTTTGTATTGTTGCTTAAGAGATGAATAATGGTTGAAGTACTCAGTCTTTGTGTTATTTCACATTCTGAGGAGTTGAAAGAAAAAACTGATTGACTGGGTCTGGAAGTGATAATTGCCCTGCGTTATAGGTGAAAGGTATGCTCTTCATGTGTAGTTTGGGGCTCACAGTAATCAcgaaaaactaaataaacgtatCAAATCCTTTGTATATGTTCGGATATATTTGATTTGTTGTATTTCAAATCTGTCCCACAACActtcatatttgttttagtcAACACAATGAATTTCAAATCCTACCAAATTGGTGTCACTTGAAACCCAAATTACACATCCTCAGTTTAAATCGAAATTATTCAATTCAAACACAAGTAAGACTAGCTTGGTCTGGGTTGAAATTTTTGGTTGGACACCAAAACAATTATCTCAAATGTGGG comes from Henckelia pumila isolate YLH828 chromosome 4, ASM3356847v2, whole genome shotgun sequence and encodes:
- the LOC140894406 gene encoding major pollen allergen Ole e 10-like, encoding MAKAFVSLFFLLFSVSAFFHMRSATGQKMWCVAKPSSEEAPLQENIAYACNYLDCGAIQPGGICHLPNNLINHASVVMNQYYQSRGRGEWTCEFGGTGLRVVTDPSYGSCSYNYTG